One Primulina tabacum isolate GXHZ01 chromosome 10, ASM2559414v2, whole genome shotgun sequence DNA segment encodes these proteins:
- the LOC142504816 gene encoding heat stress transcription factor A-7a-like, which produces MISVVAGDINQEMVGNAGDGALIGVKEEPFVFLDETEFSGCGYNVKNGGEDEWGEESEHLPKPLEGLREIGPPPFLKKTFEMVDDPQTDSIISWSGAGNSFVVWDSHTFATDLLPKHFKHNNFSSFVRQLNTYRFRKIDSDRWEFANEGFQRSKKHMLKHIKRRKQSPQIMRPHEAASHPWQYPTSHGVDSELYKLGAEQNALRQEIMKLRQQQECSQRYIAAMEERLHASEIQQKHMIIFMLKSLKDPMYLLDCVDRVNRKRALNSGVILKRRRLSENSGSIDIEDKKFQVQEELSTIQSEIQTLFSPAESRSPVQEQKAESSSETNSSDSFILWEKLMEDDMIYEEEEGPEKQQSDDVRRIGEFTALGFAY; this is translated from the exons ATGATCTCTGTAGTAGCTGGAGATATTAATCAAGAAATGGTGGGAAATGCGGGGGATGGAGCTTTGATCGGTGTGAAGGAAGAACCCTTCGTGTTTCTTGATGAAACTGAGTTTTCTGGATGTGGGTATAACGTCAAGAATGGAGGTGAGGATGAATGGGGGGAGGAGTCGGAGCATCTCCCCAAGCCGTTAGAAGGGCTGAGAGAGATCGGGCCGCCACCGTTTCTGAAGAAGACGTTTGAGATGGTGGATGATCCTCAGACGGACTCGATAATATCGTGGAGTGGTGCGGGGAATAGCTTCGTTGTGTGGGATTCGCACACTTTCGCCACCGATTTGCTCCCTAAGCATTTCAAGCACAACAATTTCTCCAGTTTCGTTCGCCAACTCAATACCTAT AGATTCAGGAAGATTGATTCGGACAGATGGGAATTCGCAAACGAAGGCTTTCAGAGAAGCAAGAAGCATATGTTGAAACACATCAAAAGGAGGAAGCAAAGTCCCCAAATCATGCGGCCACATGAAGCAGCATCACATCCTTGGCAGTACCCCACAAGTCATGGAGTGGATTCAGAGCTTTACAAGCTCGGAGCTGAACAGAACGCACTGAGACAAGAAATCATGAAGCTAAGGCAGCAACAAGAGTGCTCGCAGCGCTACATAGCCGCCATGGAAGAGCGTCTTCACGCCTCCGAAATTCAGCAAAAACATATGATCATTTTCATGCTCAAGTCCTTGAAGGATCCCATGTATTTACTGGATTGTGTAGACAGGGTCAACAGGAAAAGGGCACTAAACAGCGGAGTGATCTTGAAGAGGAGGAGGCTGTCCGAAAACTCGGGATCCATTGATATCGAGGACAAGAAGTTCCAAGTTCAGGAAGAGTTGAGTACCATCCAATCCGAAATTCAGACATTGTTCTCTCCCGCTGAATCAAGGAGCCCTGTACAGGAACAAAAGGCCGAATCATCCTCTGAAACCAACAGCTCCGACAGTTTCATATTGTGGGAGAAACTTATGGAAGATGACATGATCTACGAGGAGGAAGAAGGCCCGGAAAAGCAACAGTCTGATGATGTACGTAGAATAGGAGAATTTACCGCATTGGGATTTGCATATTAG
- the LOC142504815 gene encoding uncharacterized protein LOC142504815: MRSDSVPILSPESETMPIPHSIKEEDDEHASSTTKALLPFDTDYFSSSSLQNSPSRSTILFVSLILTTCIALSAALAFGFLFFSVADSSTSSSIASSASDSTSNVEFSRSLTKLKQPVVLLISSDGFRFGYQYKTDVPSINRLIQNGTEAELGLIPVFPTITFPNHYSIVTGLYPAYHGIINNYFTDPETGDHFNMASHEPKWWLGEPLWETVVNNGLKASTYFWPGSEVHKGSWNCPKDYCMFYNKSVPFEERVDTVLKYFDLPSSEIPSFMTLYFEDPDHQGHQVGPDDPQITEAIVEVDKLIGRLILGLEQRGVFEDVNIILLGDHGMVGTCDQKLIFLDDLVKWIEIPKEWVQSYSPLLAITPSPGYSSKDVVAKMNEGLKSGDVGNGQYLTVYLKEELPSRLHYSSSYRIPPIIGLIAEGFKVEQKSTKKQECGGAHGYDNEFFSMRTIFFAHGPRFARGRKVPSFENVQIYNLVTTILGIQGASNNGSVLFPQGVLLPSH, from the coding sequence atgagatcaGATTCGGTGCCCATTTTGAGCCCCGAAAGTGAGACCATGCCGATACCGCACTCGATCAAAGAAGAAGACGATGAACATGCGAGCTCGACGACCAAAGCCCTTCTACCCTTTGACACGGACTATTTTTCATCGAGTTCTTTGCAAAATTCTCCCTCCAGATCTACGATTCTGTTCGTTTCTCTCATATTAACGACCTGCATCGCTCTTTCTGCTGCACTTGCATTTGGGTTTTTGTTTTTCTCTGTCGCTGATAGTTCCACTTCCTCTTCAATAGCATCGTCAGCATCTGATTCTACTTCAAATGTTGAATTCTCAAGATCTCTCACAAAGCTAAAACAACCTGTCGTGTTATTGATTTCCTCCGATGGATTCAGGTTTGGGTATCAGTACAAGACAGATGTTCCGAGTATTAATAGACTGATTCAGAATGGGACTGAAGCTGAGCTGGGATTGATTCCAGTGTTTCCAACTATTACCTTTCCCAACCATTACTCCATTGTCACAGGTTTGTACCCTGCTTATCATGGaattatcaataattattttactgaTCCGGAGACTGGTGACCACTTCAATATGGCTAGTCATGAACCCAAGTGGTGGCTGGGTGAGCCCCTGTGGGAGACTGTGGTTAATAATGGATTGAAGGCTTCAACTTATTTCTGGCCTGGTTCTGAGGTACACAAGGGTTCTTGGAATTGTCCCAAGGATTATTgcatgttttataataaatctGTTCCTTTTGAAGAAAGAGTTGATACTGTTTTGAAGTACTTTGATTTGCCTAGTAGCGAGATCCCCTCATTTATGACATTGTATTTCGAGGATCCTGATCATCAAGGCCATCAGGTTGGTCCTGATGATCCTCAGATTACTGAAGCTATTGTTGAAGTGGATAAGTTGATTGGGAGATTGATTCTTGGTCTGGAACAGAGAGGGGTTTTTGAGGATGTGAATATCATTTTGTTGGGTGATCATGGGATGGTGGGTACTTGTGACCAAAAGTTGATATTTTTAGATGATCTAGTGAAATGGATTGAGATTCCGAAGGAATGGGTTCAATCTTACAGTCCGCTGCTTGCAATTACTCCGTCTCCTGGTTATTCTTCGAAGGACGTTGTTGCTAAGATGAACGAGGGGCTGAAGTCAGGTGATGTAGGAAATGGGCAGTATTTGACTGTTTATCTCAAAGAGGAACTTCCTAGCAGGCTGCATTATTCATCTAGTTATCGAATCCCGCCGATTATTGGGTTGATTGCGGAGGGGTTTAAAGTGGAGCAGAAGAGTACAAAAAAGCAAGAATGTGGAGGAGCACATGGATATGACAATGAATTTTTCTCCATGCGGACCATATTTTTTGCGCATGGACCTCGATTTGCCAGGGGACGGAAAGTCCCATCTTTTGAGAATGTTCAGATTTACAACTTGGTTACAACAATCCTCGGCATCCAGGGAGCTTCTAACAACGGTTCGGTGTTGTTTCCCCAGGGTGTTCTCTTGCCTAGCCATTAA